The Lutibacter profundi genome includes a region encoding these proteins:
- a CDS encoding molybdopterin-dependent oxidoreductase, whose protein sequence is MEEFKTHYRTCNLCESMCGLEIKYMDTTVISIKGDKKDPLSRGHICPKATALTDLYTDKDRLKTPIKRTKNGWVSISWEDAFDEIETALKRIQKKYGKNAIGSYRGNPTVHNIGLMLFGAPFLQSLGSNQKYTATSIDQLPHHFASLYMFGHYLMLPIPDIDRTDFMLIMGGNPAVSNGSIMTAPDFANRLKAIKKRGGKVVVIDPRYTETAKIANKHHYIKPGTDALLLLALIHVIFEENLLNLAHLKMHTNGLETIKEVAKNYTPKKVATIIGFTSEEIQQLAYDFTASKTAVCYGRLGLSTQEFGGLCQWLVNVLNCITGNLDSEGGALFTKPAIDIVGLSKMTGKTGSFNKRQSRVHKLPEFTGEFPVATLADEILTPGEGQIKAMITIAGNPVLSAPNGKQLEKALESLEFMVSLDIYLNETTKYATIILPTTTGLETPLYDLVFHQFAIKNTAKYSEALFEKTAEQKHDWEILKELTKRFTGKENSLNLEQTLDYMLQFSNYKNPKLSISTLKEHPHGIDFGSLKPQLPNRLFTTDKKIELAHPLFIADLERLNKKLKLLKINAISKFPFSLIGRRHLRSNNSWMHNSIRLVKGKNRCTLLINPIDANSLNLKEGQFVKVSSDVGQVKLPIEITNNIMYGVVSIPHGWGHHRKGTNMKTAQQHAGISFNDLTNEQNIDNLTGNADFSGTKVKIEGVKGV, encoded by the coding sequence ATGGAAGAATTTAAAACACACTACCGTACTTGCAATCTTTGTGAATCTATGTGCGGACTAGAAATAAAATACATGGATACTACGGTAATTTCAATAAAAGGAGATAAAAAAGATCCTTTAAGTCGAGGTCATATCTGCCCAAAAGCTACTGCTTTAACCGATTTATATACCGATAAAGACCGACTTAAAACACCTATTAAAAGAACAAAAAATGGTTGGGTATCTATTTCTTGGGAAGATGCTTTTGACGAAATTGAAACAGCGTTAAAACGTATTCAAAAAAAATATGGGAAAAATGCTATTGGCTCCTATAGAGGCAATCCAACGGTACACAATATTGGATTAATGTTATTTGGTGCTCCTTTTCTACAAAGTTTAGGCTCAAACCAAAAATATACGGCAACATCTATTGATCAATTACCACATCATTTTGCTTCACTATATATGTTTGGGCATTATTTAATGTTGCCAATACCCGATATTGATCGAACAGATTTTATGCTAATTATGGGTGGTAATCCGGCTGTTTCTAACGGAAGTATTATGACTGCTCCTGATTTTGCAAACCGATTAAAAGCCATTAAAAAACGTGGAGGAAAAGTAGTGGTTATTGACCCACGGTATACTGAAACTGCTAAAATTGCGAACAAACATCATTATATAAAACCTGGAACAGATGCTTTATTATTGTTAGCACTTATTCACGTAATTTTTGAAGAAAACTTATTGAATTTGGCACATCTTAAAATGCATACAAATGGATTAGAAACCATCAAAGAAGTTGCTAAAAACTATACGCCAAAAAAAGTAGCAACAATTATTGGTTTTACTTCGGAAGAAATTCAGCAATTAGCATATGATTTTACCGCTTCAAAAACAGCCGTTTGTTATGGGCGATTAGGATTATCTACACAAGAATTTGGCGGATTGTGCCAATGGCTTGTAAATGTTTTAAACTGTATTACTGGTAATTTAGATAGTGAGGGTGGTGCTTTGTTTACAAAACCTGCTATTGATATTGTTGGCCTGTCTAAAATGACTGGAAAAACAGGTAGTTTTAATAAACGACAAAGTAGAGTTCATAAATTACCTGAATTTACAGGTGAATTTCCTGTTGCTACGCTTGCCGATGAAATTTTAACTCCAGGAGAAGGACAAATAAAAGCTATGATTACTATTGCTGGCAACCCTGTTTTAAGCGCTCCAAATGGTAAACAACTTGAAAAAGCATTAGAGTCGCTAGAATTTATGGTTTCTTTAGATATTTATTTAAATGAGACTACAAAATATGCTACTATAATTTTGCCAACAACAACTGGGTTAGAAACACCGTTATACGATTTGGTTTTTCATCAATTTGCTATTAAAAATACGGCTAAATATTCCGAAGCGCTATTCGAAAAAACAGCTGAACAAAAGCACGATTGGGAAATTTTAAAAGAACTAACAAAGCGTTTTACAGGAAAAGAAAATTCGCTAAATTTAGAACAAACATTAGATTATATGTTGCAGTTTAGTAACTATAAAAATCCTAAACTCTCAATTTCTACACTAAAAGAACATCCTCACGGAATAGATTTCGGCTCATTAAAACCGCAATTACCCAACCGTTTATTTACTACTGATAAAAAAATAGAATTGGCACATCCCCTATTTATAGCAGATTTAGAACGCTTAAATAAAAAATTAAAGTTGTTAAAAATCAACGCAATTTCAAAATTTCCTTTTTCTTTAATTGGTAGGCGTCATTTACGTTCAAATAATTCTTGGATGCACAATAGCATACGTTTGGTAAAAGGAAAAAACCGTTGCACACTACTTATAAATCCTATTGATGCAAATTCTTTAAATTTAAAGGAAGGACAATTTGTGAAAGTATCATCTGATGTTGGTCAAGTTAAACTTCCTATTGAAATAACTAACAATATAATGTATGGTGTAGTGAGTATTCCACATGGTTGGGGGCATCATAGAAAAGGAACCAACATGAAAACTGCACAACAACACGCCGGAATAAGTTTCAACGATTTAACCAATGAACAAAACATTGATAACTTAACCGGAAATGCTGATTTTAGTGGAACAAAAGTTAAAATTGAAGGAGTTAAAGGGGTTTAA
- a CDS encoding tetratricopeptide repeat protein: MEILRKTLFIGLFILTTSPFVNAQTTFLNLQKAFSNSYTLEAKGDYKLAANELKAVYKDTSYETNLRLGWLNYMAGNFKESIIFYKKAIELMPYADEPKFGYIAPFAALGNWDEVIKIYKQILENSPHNTKAMYYLGTIYYNHSQYDKAISYFKQVADLYPFDYDGLLMYAWSNLQLGNKKEAKVLFQKVLLNKPTDASAIKGLALATQ; encoded by the coding sequence ATGGAAATTTTAAGAAAAACATTGTTTATAGGACTATTTATTTTAACTACCAGTCCGTTTGTTAATGCACAAACTACTTTTTTAAATTTACAAAAAGCGTTTAGCAATAGTTATACGTTAGAAGCCAAGGGAGATTATAAATTAGCAGCCAATGAACTAAAAGCAGTTTATAAAGATACCTCTTATGAAACAAATTTACGTTTAGGGTGGTTAAATTATATGGCAGGGAATTTTAAGGAGTCTATTATTTTTTATAAAAAAGCCATTGAATTAATGCCGTATGCTGATGAGCCAAAATTTGGATATATAGCTCCTTTTGCTGCGTTAGGAAATTGGGATGAGGTAATAAAAATATACAAGCAAATATTAGAAAACTCACCTCATAACACAAAGGCAATGTACTATTTAGGTACTATTTATTACAACCATTCACAATATGATAAGGCTATTTCTTATTTTAAACAGGTAGCAGATTTATACCCGTTTGATTATGATGGTTTGTTAATGTACGCTTGGAGTAATCTTCAATTAGGAAATAAAAAAGAAGCAAAGGTATTGTTTCAAAAAGTATTACTGAATAAACCAACAGATGCTTCAGCCATTAAAGGTTTAGCTTTGGCTACTCAATAA
- a CDS encoding urea transporter — protein MKQKLIRKSRFLGEAILTSYSQIFFTGNKILATILLVVSFIDWWTGLSGLIAVITAVTLAEVLGYSPVTLKKGLFSFNALLVGLGVGTYFSPGLEVLLLIVMGGAIAFFSTVFLMGLFAKYGLPFLSIPFLLAMWLLLLAFPSFSGIALNTEALYPSNMFFKLGGNTLVVIVDGLNNFFKDTGFDTYFLSLGAIFFQFNILAGILIAIGLIIHSRINFLFSLIGFFVAFWLYSFLGMYTGSLNYTYYGFNFILSAIAIGGYFLIPSRQSFLWNLLLIPVLVVTTIGSDRLFSYFELSVFSLPFNMVIIGILYAFKIRYNQTIPPILTVIQQKNPETNAYLYHSQPAKEYAAFTMPIRLPFMGKWTVNQGHEGKYTHKEFFKYAWDFIIKDETSGKEYLGDGLLLSDYFCYDKPVVAPALGTVVAVVNTVEDNEIGATNLHQNWGNTVVIQHDTYLFSKLSHLKKGTIEVNIGDFVVEGQYIGKCGNSGRSPYPHLHFQLQSSAIIGGATIFWPLSEYLVESTSNIGFVQKGIPKENETIVNIATSSILQTAFKWNPGDEFKLSIKTDDGISDTFLIRNEIDIYNHSSLVCLKTGAKMYYENNGKTFSALNYVGSKKSALFYFYRAFYKVVLSEYNDLLVETKFPVHHLYRFPLLTLQDFLVPIKIFLKGNYSLSYKETDQLFNPQKITLKSQIIGSNKKELFSAAITVHKNTEIDIESNTKKRIKINLKWVNRVY, from the coding sequence ATGAAGCAAAAATTAATACGTAAAAGCCGTTTTTTAGGAGAAGCTATTTTAACAAGCTACTCACAAATATTTTTCACTGGGAATAAAATTTTAGCAACAATTTTACTTGTTGTAAGTTTTATTGATTGGTGGACTGGCTTAAGTGGTTTAATAGCTGTTATAACTGCTGTTACTTTAGCTGAAGTTTTGGGTTATTCACCTGTAACACTTAAAAAAGGCTTATTTAGTTTCAATGCTTTATTGGTTGGGTTAGGTGTTGGTACTTATTTTTCGCCGGGGTTAGAAGTATTGTTGTTAATTGTAATGGGTGGTGCTATTGCCTTTTTTAGCACTGTTTTTTTAATGGGGTTATTTGCAAAATACGGCTTACCGTTCTTGAGTATTCCGTTTTTGCTAGCCATGTGGCTATTGTTGTTGGCCTTTCCATCATTTTCAGGAATTGCACTTAATACAGAAGCATTATATCCTTCAAATATGTTTTTTAAATTAGGAGGAAATACGCTTGTTGTTATAGTTGATGGTTTAAATAATTTTTTTAAAGATACTGGGTTTGATACATATTTTTTATCGCTAGGAGCTATATTTTTTCAATTTAATATTTTGGCAGGCATCCTTATTGCAATAGGTTTAATAATTCACTCACGTATAAATTTCTTGTTTTCATTAATTGGTTTTTTTGTAGCCTTTTGGTTGTATTCATTCTTGGGGATGTATACAGGATCATTAAATTATACGTATTACGGATTTAATTTTATTTTATCGGCTATTGCTATTGGCGGTTATTTTTTAATTCCATCACGACAATCATTTTTATGGAATTTGTTGTTAATACCCGTTTTGGTTGTAACTACAATAGGTTCAGATAGGTTATTCTCTTATTTCGAATTATCGGTTTTTTCACTGCCTTTTAATATGGTAATTATTGGTATTTTATATGCATTTAAAATACGTTACAATCAAACAATCCCTCCCATATTAACTGTAATTCAACAAAAAAACCCAGAAACAAACGCCTATTTATATCATAGCCAACCCGCAAAAGAATATGCGGCTTTTACTATGCCAATACGTCTGCCTTTTATGGGGAAGTGGACAGTAAATCAGGGTCATGAGGGAAAATATACACACAAAGAATTTTTTAAATACGCATGGGATTTTATTATAAAAGATGAAACATCAGGGAAAGAATATTTAGGAGACGGACTGTTATTAAGCGATTATTTTTGTTATGATAAACCTGTGGTTGCACCTGCTTTAGGAACAGTAGTTGCAGTAGTTAATACTGTTGAAGATAATGAAATTGGCGCTACTAACTTACATCAAAATTGGGGTAATACGGTAGTAATACAACACGATACTTATTTGTTTTCAAAATTAAGTCATTTAAAAAAAGGAACTATTGAAGTAAATATAGGCGATTTTGTAGTTGAAGGTCAGTACATTGGTAAGTGTGGTAATTCAGGTCGTTCTCCGTATCCTCATTTGCATTTTCAATTACAATCTTCTGCAATAATTGGTGGAGCAACTATTTTTTGGCCACTATCTGAATATTTAGTAGAAAGTACATCTAACATTGGGTTTGTACAAAAAGGAATTCCTAAAGAGAATGAAACCATAGTTAATATTGCTACATCTTCAATATTACAAACTGCTTTTAAATGGAATCCGGGAGATGAGTTTAAATTAAGTATAAAAACAGATGATGGAATTAGTGATACCTTTCTTATTCGTAACGAAATTGATATTTACAACCATTCTTCACTTGTTTGTTTGAAAACTGGAGCAAAAATGTATTATGAAAATAATGGTAAAACATTTTCAGCACTCAATTATGTGGGGTCTAAAAAAAGCGCTTTGTTTTATTTTTACCGTGCTTTTTATAAAGTAGTTCTAAGTGAATACAATGATCTTTTAGTAGAAACAAAATTTCCTGTACATCATTTATATCGTTTTCCGCTATTAACACTTCAAGATTTTTTGGTACCAATAAAAATTTTTCTAAAAGGAAATTATAGTTTGTCTTATAAAGAAACAGATCAACTATTTAATCCTCAAAAAATAACACTGAAGTCTCAAATTATAGGAAGTAATAAAAAGGAACTTTTTTCAGCTGCTATTACAGTTCATAAAAATACTGAAATTGATATTGAGAGTAACACAAAAAAAAGAATTAAAATTAATTTAAAATGGGTAAACAGAGTTTATTAA
- a CDS encoding diaminopimelate decarboxylase: MSKKIYERPILRKVVEGIPNKFGTIKKLNPISTIDNVPIDGIIKKYGSPVFILSEKTIRETYRMAYRAFSTRYPKVQFAWSYKTNYLDAVCRIFHEEGAWAEVVSGFEYEKVLDNNIPGNKIIFNGPDKSEKDLIRAINNKSLIHIDHFDELYTIIGLIDELKERPQVAIRVNMDTGIYPQWDRFGFNYENGSAWNAVNRILSTGKIDLVGLHIHIGTYITMSEAYATAIEKLAALANKIFDRFQTSIGYIDAGGGFASQNTLQGAYMPATDTTPSFDDYAHAITTAMTAASFPNNEKPTLILETGRALIDDAGWLAGSVLANKRLADGRRAMIIDTGVNLMFTAFWYDHEIYPVQETTFQSEPTTIYGPLCMNIDVIRKNIDFPMLNKGDHFVIKRVGAYTMTQWMQFITYRPNIVLIDEQGEVHLIRKAEDKEVFRRQELVPKHLK; encoded by the coding sequence ATGAGTAAAAAAATATACGAACGTCCAATATTAAGAAAAGTAGTAGAAGGAATTCCAAATAAATTTGGAACTATCAAAAAATTAAATCCAATTAGTACCATAGATAATGTGCCAATTGATGGCATTATTAAAAAATATGGATCACCAGTATTTATACTTTCTGAAAAAACAATTAGAGAAACGTACAGAATGGCTTATCGTGCTTTCTCAACACGTTATCCAAAAGTGCAATTTGCATGGTCATACAAAACCAATTATTTAGATGCCGTTTGTCGTATTTTTCATGAAGAAGGCGCTTGGGCAGAAGTGGTTTCAGGATTTGAATATGAAAAAGTACTAGATAACAACATACCAGGGAATAAAATTATTTTTAATGGCCCTGATAAAAGTGAGAAAGATTTAATTAGAGCAATTAATAATAAATCTTTAATTCATATTGATCATTTTGATGAATTATATACAATTATTGGTTTAATAGATGAGTTAAAAGAGCGTCCGCAAGTGGCTATTAGAGTAAATATGGATACAGGAATTTACCCTCAATGGGATCGTTTTGGGTTTAATTATGAAAATGGTAGTGCTTGGAATGCTGTGAATAGAATTCTTTCAACAGGAAAAATAGATTTGGTAGGATTGCATATTCATATTGGCACCTACATTACCATGTCTGAAGCTTATGCTACTGCAATTGAAAAATTAGCAGCTTTGGCAAATAAAATATTTGATCGTTTTCAAACAAGTATAGGTTATATTGATGCTGGAGGCGGTTTTGCATCACAAAATACCTTGCAAGGTGCTTATATGCCTGCAACGGATACCACTCCAAGTTTTGATGATTATGCACATGCTATTACTACAGCCATGACAGCTGCTAGTTTTCCAAATAACGAAAAACCAACACTTATTTTAGAAACAGGTAGAGCGTTAATTGATGATGCTGGTTGGCTAGCAGGTTCCGTTTTAGCAAATAAAAGGTTAGCTGATGGGCGTAGAGCAATGATTATTGATACGGGTGTAAATTTAATGTTTACCGCTTTTTGGTATGATCACGAAATTTATCCAGTACAAGAAACAACTTTCCAGTCTGAACCTACTACAATTTACGGCCCTTTATGTATGAATATTGATGTAATTCGGAAAAATATAGACTTTCCAATGCTTAATAAAGGAGACCATTTTGTTATAAAACGTGTGGGAGCTTATACCATGACACAGTGGATGCAGTTTATAACCTATCGCCCAAATATTGTTTTAATTGATGAACAAGGAGAGGTGCATTTGATACGTAAAGCAGAAGATAAAGAAGTATTTAGAAGACAGGAATTAGTACCTAAACATTTAAAATAA
- a CDS encoding ATP-grasp domain-containing protein — protein MTQKKLTIAITGLNNIDSPGPGVPVIRGIKDSGMNVRIIGLAYENLEPGIYMPGLVDKTYLIPYPSVGSESFLDRLTYIHEQEKIDIIIPNFDSELYLFIKFSDTLLKMGIHTFLPTLKQFEERQKDNLPEFAKKYKITVPKSKAVLSSNELADLPNEISYPYFIKGKFYEAYKVDNYNQAVFYFNQLSSKWGLPVVVQQAIKGTEVNVIALGDGEGNTIAAVAMRKQYITDKGKAWGGITLNDERLLKITHNIINETKWRGAMELEMIKTDDGEYHLIEINPRIPAWVYLAVGAGQNIPEMICQLAMGKKVKPLKTYEYGKMFIRYSWDLIGDIKDFEKIIMLGEL, from the coding sequence ATGACTCAAAAGAAACTAACTATTGCAATAACAGGACTTAATAATATTGATAGTCCAGGACCTGGTGTGCCAGTAATTAGAGGTATCAAAGATTCAGGAATGAACGTTCGAATTATTGGCTTGGCATACGAAAATTTAGAACCTGGAATTTATATGCCAGGTTTGGTAGATAAAACATACCTAATACCATATCCTTCAGTTGGTAGTGAATCTTTTTTAGATCGTTTAACCTATATTCACGAGCAAGAGAAAATAGATATTATTATTCCAAATTTTGATTCAGAATTGTATTTATTTATAAAATTTAGTGATACGTTGTTAAAAATGGGAATTCATACTTTTTTGCCAACGTTAAAACAATTTGAAGAACGACAAAAAGATAATTTACCTGAATTTGCAAAAAAATATAAAATTACTGTTCCAAAGAGTAAAGCTGTTTTAAGCAGTAATGAATTGGCTGATTTACCAAATGAAATATCTTACCCATATTTTATTAAAGGTAAATTTTACGAAGCCTATAAAGTTGATAATTACAATCAGGCTGTTTTTTATTTCAATCAATTATCATCAAAATGGGGACTTCCTGTTGTGGTGCAACAAGCAATTAAAGGTACTGAAGTGAATGTAATAGCTTTGGGTGATGGTGAAGGGAATACTATTGCCGCTGTTGCCATGCGTAAACAATACATTACAGATAAAGGTAAAGCGTGGGGAGGTATAACATTGAATGATGAACGTTTGTTGAAAATTACACACAATATTATTAATGAAACAAAGTGGCGTGGTGCTATGGAATTAGAAATGATAAAAACTGATGATGGTGAATATCACCTTATTGAAATAAACCCACGTATACCTGCTTGGGTATATTTAGCTGTTGGAGCAGGACAAAATATTCCTGAAATGATATGCCAGTTAGCTATGGGTAAAAAGGTGAAACCTCTAAAAACTTATGAATATGGTAAAATGTTTATACGCTATTCATGGGATTTAATTGGCGATATAAAAGATTTTGAGAAAATAATAATGTTAGGTGAATTATAA
- a CDS encoding PqqD family protein, with protein sequence MSKLNSLAISDNGFIFKPSTGESFTTNDLGLVIINLLKEGKSNEEIISAITEEFEVDAITAERDLYDYLDFLRTEKMID encoded by the coding sequence ATGAGCAAATTAAATTCACTAGCTATAAGTGACAACGGATTTATTTTTAAACCTTCAACAGGAGAGTCTTTTACTACAAATGATTTAGGTTTAGTTATAATTAATTTATTAAAAGAAGGAAAATCAAACGAGGAAATAATTAGTGCAATTACTGAAGAGTTTGAAGTAGATGCTATCACTGCTGAACGTGATTTATATGATTACCTTGATTTTTTAAGAACTGAAAAAATGATTGATTAA
- a CDS encoding peptide MFS transporter: MAKQEELLWGHPKGLYILFFTELWERFSYYGMRAILILYLTAKTTDSNAGLGWDSVSALQLYGWYTMMVYVMSVPGGLLADRLLGQKKTVMLGGFLLVIGHFILAFDEVWAFYTGIVLIVLGVGALKPNISTMVGGLYNKGDAKRDTAFTIFYIGINIGAFAAPIAVGYLGEVINWHYGFGLAGIGMAIGQVVYIWGQKYLTEVGNFVPVKTVAGTNKKIGLTAIEKDRMIVLILSFIIVIVFWGAYEQAGGLMNLYARDKIDRVLFGFTIPTSFLQSLHAFYVILIGLPIAYLWTQWRKKGNENSSLFKMGVGTIITGLGFLLLARAAVETTVSLDGKASIYWLFGAYLLHVIGELSISPVALSFITKLAPVKYASLMMGAYFMVSGLGNKLAGALGEAAQSAGEYTIFMGIFIFCALFGLVLIVFVKKLKKLTHGADDVKTIPIVEAE, translated from the coding sequence ATGGCAAAGCAAGAAGAACTATTATGGGGGCACCCAAAAGGATTGTATATTTTATTTTTTACTGAATTATGGGAGCGATTTTCATACTACGGAATGCGTGCTATTTTAATACTTTATTTAACTGCAAAAACTACCGATAGCAATGCCGGATTAGGATGGGACAGTGTTTCGGCTCTACAGCTATATGGTTGGTATACAATGATGGTATATGTAATGTCGGTTCCTGGCGGATTACTTGCTGATCGATTGCTAGGTCAGAAAAAAACGGTTATGTTAGGTGGTTTTTTACTTGTTATTGGGCATTTTATTTTAGCTTTTGATGAAGTTTGGGCTTTTTATACAGGTATTGTTTTAATTGTTTTAGGCGTTGGCGCCTTAAAACCCAATATTTCAACAATGGTGGGTGGTTTATACAATAAAGGTGACGCCAAAAGAGATACCGCTTTTACCATTTTTTATATAGGAATAAATATAGGAGCCTTTGCTGCACCTATAGCTGTAGGCTATTTGGGTGAAGTTATCAACTGGCATTATGGCTTTGGTTTAGCTGGTATTGGTATGGCAATTGGGCAAGTTGTATATATATGGGGACAAAAATATTTAACTGAAGTAGGAAACTTTGTTCCTGTTAAAACAGTAGCAGGTACTAATAAAAAAATAGGATTAACTGCTATTGAAAAAGATAGAATGATTGTTTTAATACTGTCATTTATAATTGTTATTGTTTTTTGGGGTGCATACGAACAAGCTGGCGGATTAATGAATTTATATGCTCGTGATAAAATTGATAGAGTGCTATTTGGTTTTACCATTCCAACAAGTTTTTTACAATCGTTACATGCTTTTTATGTAATTTTAATTGGATTACCTATTGCTTATTTATGGACGCAATGGCGAAAAAAAGGCAACGAAAACTCCTCTCTTTTTAAAATGGGAGTTGGTACTATTATTACTGGTTTAGGTTTTTTATTACTTGCAAGAGCTGCTGTTGAAACTACTGTTTCTTTAGACGGAAAAGCATCTATTTATTGGTTATTTGGTGCTTACCTTTTGCACGTAATTGGAGAATTAAGTATTTCCCCTGTTGCTTTATCTTTTATCACTAAACTGGCTCCTGTAAAATATGCTTCATTAATGATGGGTGCTTACTTTATGGTTTCAGGATTAGGAAATAAGCTTGCAGGTGCACTTGGTGAAGCTGCCCAAAGTGCAGGTGAATACACTATTTTTATGGGTATTTTTATTTTTTGTGCATTGTTTGGATTGGTACTAATTGTTTTTGTAAAAAAACTAAAAAAACTAACTCATGGAGCTGATGATGTAAAAACAATTCCAATTGTAGAAGCTGAGTAA
- a CDS encoding LETM1 domain-containing protein — MKEKKQPSTIDVSIFEKNGKKEFATLIKKNRLKTTKALNEFFVGIKNEALDTKEASRIIYKFILEQNITKEEEKHLKIQVYDLLKILGIGVPFMLIPGATLLIPFILKAAEKKGMNLYPSNFDSKKNKNL; from the coding sequence ATGAAAGAGAAAAAACAGCCTTCAACTATAGATGTTTCCATTTTTGAAAAGAATGGTAAAAAAGAGTTTGCTACATTAATCAAAAAAAACAGGTTAAAAACTACAAAGGCATTGAATGAATTTTTTGTTGGTATAAAAAATGAAGCCTTAGACACCAAAGAAGCATCACGAATTATTTATAAATTTATTTTAGAGCAAAATATTACAAAAGAAGAAGAAAAACATTTAAAAATTCAAGTTTACGATTTACTTAAAATACTTGGAATTGGTGTACCTTTTATGTTAATTCCTGGGGCAACACTACTTATTCCCTTTATTTTAAAAGCTGCAGAAAAAAAAGGGATGAATTTATACCCTTCAAATTTTGACAGTAAAAAGAATAAAAATCTATAA
- a CDS encoding HU family DNA-binding protein encodes MAIRYRITKRVNSISNIKKEQFIMQAVNTGTVGIERISKEISIESSLSIVDVKAVLIALGIKMQFHLEEGKIVDLEDIGKFKIGFKCKAEDNARNLTPKRSIKKYHLNYQPSLAIKRRLKKAITTYKEGSRSI; translated from the coding sequence ATGGCTATTAGATATAGAATAACAAAAAGAGTAAATAGTATTTCAAATATAAAAAAAGAGCAATTTATAATGCAAGCTGTAAATACAGGCACTGTAGGAATTGAAAGGATTAGTAAAGAAATTAGTATAGAAAGTAGTTTAAGTATTGTTGATGTAAAAGCGGTATTGATAGCTTTAGGTATTAAAATGCAGTTTCATTTAGAGGAAGGAAAGATAGTTGATTTAGAAGATATTGGTAAATTTAAAATTGGTTTTAAATGTAAAGCTGAAGATAATGCTCGTAATTTAACACCAAAACGAAGTATAAAAAAATATCATTTAAATTATCAACCTTCTTTAGCTATAAAGCGTAGATTAAAAAAGGCTATTACAACTTATAAAGAGGGCAGTAGAAGTATATAA